The sequence AACAGTTTACAGCTCTGACGGCACTGAGCTTAAGATTGGCGGTCGTGCGGAATTCCGTGGCGACTTCATCGGTTCAGGTGGTGCCGAAGTTGAAGGTACAATGGAAGATAAAACTCGTTTCCGTTTAAACCTTGGCGGTAAAACAGAACTTACCGATACTGTTACTGCATTCGGTTTCTACGAAGCAGAGCAAAGCACTGGCGATAGCGAGTTTGATAACCGTTACATGTACGCTGGTGTGGATTTCGATGGACAAGCAGTCTCTGTAGGTCGCCAAGACATGGCTTCAGTCATCGTATCTGACTTTACAGATATCACTGAGTTCTCTGGTGTTCAACAATTAATCGATGCAGCTTCGGATAAAGAAGATAGCGTATTTGCATACCGCGGTGGCTTTGATGCTCTTCAGTTAGAAGCAACTTACCAAGCAAACAGTGCAAAAGACACTGATGGCTACGGCATCTCTGGTGTTTATTCATTGCCAATCGGTCTAGACCTTGGTCTTGCATACTCTGGTCAGGATCTAGGTGCAGGTAACGGAAGCGCAAACCAAATCCTTGCTGGCCTAGCATATTCACTAGATAACCTATACCTAGCAGCAACTTACTCAATGGGTGACTTAAACGATAAAGCCGTTGGCCCTATCGCTGAGTCATTCACTGCAATGGAATTCGCAGCACAATATAAAATCACTAAGCAAGTTTCTGCTGCAGCAGTATACACATACCAAGAAAATGAAGCGGCAAACGGTTCTACAGCCGACTCTGTAGATGGTATCGAGCTTGTTGGCTACTACAAACTAAACAGCAACTTCCGTACATACCTTTCTTACTACATCAATGGCTTAGATGAAGTGAAAGACGTAACTACAGGACTAACAACTGAAGGTGAAGATACGCTTCGCCTAGGTGTTCGCTACGACTTCTAATCTAAATTTACTTTAGGTAGACACTAAAAAGGTTGGGCAATGGCTCAACCTTTTTTCATATTCGAATATTCTGACCAACTTCATCAATGCTTTTTTCTGGTTAAGTGGTGCTAAATCCGTATCATAGGCAAACCACGTCAAATAATTAGAAGCATCATGTCACAACACCATCCGATCCAAGGCGCTAGCTGGATGCTAACCGCTGGTTTAGCCTTTGCTTTGATCAACAGCCTAACTCAAATCGCTAGTATTCATTTCGGACTGACTTCTACTACCGTTGCCGTCATTCAGTATTCAATTGCATTGTTCGCCATTCTTCCTTATCTGAAAACATTGGGAATTCGACGAGCACTAAAAACTGATAATCTCAAGCTACACGTATTCCGTGTCTTCCTATCGGTTATTGGTATCCAACTTTGGATTTGGGCGCTGGCTTACCCTGTGCCGATTTGGCAAGGCATAGCCCTTCTTATGACTTCGCCACTGTTTGCAACCATAGGTTCTGGTCTTTTCCTAAAAGAGAAAGTGGGCGCAGCTCGTTGGGGTGCAACCTTAGCAGGCTTCGCAGGTGCTATGGTCATTCTCGAACCGTGGGCTGAAGACTTTAGCTGGGCGACGTTGTTACCCGTTGGTGCAGCGTTCTTTTGGGCATGCTACTCACTGATGGTGAAAAAGCTTTCTTCACAAGACAGCCCTTCCACCATGGTGGTTTACCTTCTGCTATTGATTACGCCATTTAACATCTTGCTGGCCGTTCCTGATTGGCAAATGCCAAGTGGCGGCACTATTTGGGCTATCTTAATCGTTATCGGTGTTATGACAGCACTGGCTCAGTGGGCTATTGTAAAAGCATACTCGGTGGCTGATGCCTCTTTCGTTCAACCGTTTGATCACGCGAAATTACCTCTAAATGTCTTGGCTGGTTGGCTGGTCTTCAGTTGGGTTCCACCAGGTCGTTTATGGCTAGGGGCTGCGATTATCATTGCGTCAGTTGCATTCATTACCCATTGGGAAACAAAAAAAACGGCGAAAGTTAAGAAAGTTTAAAGTCGATGAAATAAATAGTTCGACTGTCCGTTCTATATTGATAAGAGAATTTTAAGCGAGGTCGTAACCATGAAGAAACCAGTCAAGATTACACTATACCGTTGGGCAGGCAGCTGGGGTCCATTTAAAGTAAATATCCCATGTGGAGAATGTACCCTTACCAAAGACATTCTTAAGGACACTTTTGAGAATGAATTGGCTGACGTTGATGTCGAACTAGAAGTGAAAGATTGGTTATCTCACTGGTGGGAACCTTTAAAGCTGGGTTCTTGGCATGCTCCGATCCTTGTTGTTGAAGGCAAGGTAGTAAGCCAAGGCGAAGCTCTAAATCGCGGTGTTCTGATTCAATCGGTCATTAAAGAGTGGACCAAAAGAGACAGCCTAAAAGGCAATATTGTTTATGGTAAAGCAACCTGCCCATTCTGCGTTAAGGCGAAGAAAATGCTTGATGAAGCGGGTGTCGAATACCAATACCACGATGTCGTAAAAGACAGCGCAGCTTTGTATCGCATGATTCCAGAGGTAAAAGCGCACATCGGTGAGAAAACACCGGTCACCGTTCCTCAAATCTGGCTTGATGGTAAGTACATCGGCGGGGCTGATAACTTGGAAGCATGGATGAAAGAGAATGGCTTAGATAGCATTCCTAATAATGTGGTCGACCTGTCCAATCAATCTGCAGGCTGCATTAATTAATAGCCATTAGTCAGAAGCGTAATTTGTGTTTTTTGTGTCCATCCACAACAAAACAAAGCGATACCTTTCACCAATCGCTAAAACGAAAAAGGCCTTAAACTTCATCGAGTTTAAGGCCTTTTAAAATTCCGTTTCTGAAAATGCTTATTTAGCCATTTTCTTCATCATTCGCTTGATAAATGATGCTTTTTTAGGCTTTGACTTGCCGTACATTGCTTCGTGCATCATGTTTTTTGCTGCCATTTGACCCAAGTATGCGTGGCCTAGTTCGTAATTCATGCTTATCTCCGCACTTAATCAACTTTCTTTAGCGCGGATTTTACACTTAAAACGCTCAAAAACAAGATCCAAATCACACTTTATTGCAAAATAATCAATGCAGTTGCAGTGAGCCTGTTTTTGTCTTTGCGCAGACCGGGATTATATCAGTATATCAATGAGTTAACGTGAAGCCCGGTTTGGCCTTAATGCTCTATCCCTATGAACAATCCAAAACATTGGTCTAGACAGTCATAAAAAAAGCAGCTCAAGAGAGCTGCTTTCTAAAATACTTTACTGAGAAACCTAGCTGCGCTTTGGCTGTCTGTAAGTTTTACCGGCAATTTGGTATGTGTCTTTTTGCTTCAATTCAAACATCGTTTCAAAGAACCAAGCTGCAAATTTGATTAAGTCATCGCCTTCATTCATGACATGTTCGATGTACTCTTGCTCTTCGCCTTGTTCATTTTCTTGAAGCGTCACGTGGTAAATACGCTTTTCGCCTTCCACTTCAGCTAGTGCAAATTGACCAGTCAGTGATGCAGCAGCCTCTGCGACTTCTGTATCCTCATTGGATTTCAATAGCTCAAGCGCTTGAGGCAGGCCATCTAGCGCGCAGATAGCTTTTACCAGTACTTCAAATTCATTTTGCTGCATTTTGTTTTTACCTATTCAATGGACCGAAGCATTGTAGAAAACCATCAGCACAAATACAACGTATTAACGATGGTGCGTTAGACGATAGTGAATTTGACATTTAGCTATATTTCATTTCAACAGTATCGTCTTTCTTGTTCATTTTGGTTGAAGACCAAAGCACTCCCCCCATAGCTGCACCAATAATGAGGTAGAACGCGCCTAACTGTAGATGAGTCGTCACCCAACTCTCTACTAAATACCCACCGAGTAAACCCGCCAAACACATCTGAATTGAGCCTGACAACGCAGAGACGGCGCCCGCTTGCTTCTTATGAGGCTCTAATAACATGCTGATCGATAGAGGGAACGAAATCCCTTGTGCTATCGCCAACCAAGTAAACGCCCAAACTAAGTTAAAAATGGATAATTCATGAGTAAGAAGCCAAGCTCCTGAAGCCAAGATGATCAAGATAGCTAGGCTCATCAATTGAGGCGTACTAAACCTACGATTGAGTAAGTTTAAAGCGACGCTACCGATCAATAAGCCCGCCGAAGGAACAATCATCAATGAGCCATATTCAGCGGCGGTCAGCCCTAATTGCTCTTGCATTAAGAATGGAAACAACGACAACGAAACCAAACTCGCCATATAGCTCATCCAGTTGTAACTGGCGCTGGTTAACACTTGGCGATTGGTCAACAAACATCCGTAGTTCTTCACCACTTGGCAGGCATCAAAGCGACTCTTTCCGTATGGCAAAGTTTCATGAAGAACAAAGTAACCTAGCGTAAATATCGCCAATAAGTACATCAGAACGAACAGGAACACCGCCTGCCAACCGAGGTGAAATGAAATCCAACCACCAAATACTGGCGCGATGATCGGCATGATCGAAGCGGTGATCGAGATATAAGACAGCGCCTTGGTAAGCTGAGAGCCATCATAACTGTCGCGAAGCACACTTCGTCCTAACACCGAGGCACTGCCCGCCCCTAAACCTTGCAACAAGCGGCCAACCTCTAGCGCCGTCATATTGTCAGAAAACACGACACAAACGACAGTACCAATCAAATAAACACCCTGACCTAACAAGAAAATAGGTCGTCTTCCCACTGCATCGGACATCGGTCCGTAAAATAGCTGAGACAAGCCAAAACCCACAAGAAACAGCGTAACGAGCAGTTGCACATCCACTTGGGTAACACTTAAGTCAGAAGCAATTAACGGCAATGACGGCAAGTAGATGCTCACACCCACCTGTCCCGTGGCAATAATCATCATTGCTAAGAGTAACGGCGTTTTTTTAAAGGTCGATTGGCTCAAAAAATTCCCTATTCGTGTGATATTTATTCATGATATAAGTTTATATTCAAAACTAGTAATTGATAATTAACCAAATTGGAATTTAATTAAGTCCTAACAGGAAACAATATGGATTGGATCCTCAACGTAAAGAGCTACGTTAGAGTTGTAGAAGAAGGCAGTTTCAATGGCGCTGCACGTAAACTCAATACCACCAGCTCAGCGATCAGCAAAAGAGTAAACTGGTTGGAAGAGCGTATTGGCACTCAACTTTTAAAACGCACCACACGCTCAATTAGCCAAACCGAAGCCGGTGCGCTCTTTTACCTGAGAGCCAAAGATCAGCTCGACAATTGGCAGTCCATTATTGATGAGACTCGCTCGGTTAACCAAACCCCTGCAGGCTTATTAAAGATAGGTGCGACAATTGCGGTTGGCTCTAAGTTTCTCGTGCAATACATGGACGACTTCTTAGAAAAGTATCCAGACATTAAGGTGCAGCTGATCACGACCACTCCAGGACAATTACCAGAACTGGGCTTAGATCTGGTGATCAGTCGTGAACTGGAACAACTCAACTCGTTAAGCTTCAAGAAGACACCGCTGTTTGAACACAAGGCCAGTTTCTATGCTGCGCCGAGTTATCTGGCCAAACATGGTTACCCCACAAGCGAACAGGACTTAGAACAACACAACTCCTTGATCTGGGGAGAGCGTCCAACCCGTGAAGTCACACTAACTAAAGGACAACGCATCACTTTGAACGGTAACTTTGCGACCACCAACCCTGAGGCTTTGTTTCATGCCGCGAAGCGAGGAATGGGCGTACTGTTAACCATCAAAGCAATGATCAAAGAGGATCTTAAACAAGGGACACTGGTTCCAGTATTACCAAATATAACAGCCGACGAAGTGATGGTTTACGCGTACTACCCTAAGCTTGACTACTCACATACACGAACCAAGCTGTTTTTGGACCATTTGAAAGATAGATTGGACAAAGAGCGCAGCACTCAGGCTCTGTGAAATAAGTCACATTTTAATTTGAAAAGTTATACAACACGACCAATAATAAACTAGACGCATATTGATAGTAAAACTTAATACTGCGCAGTTACAAGATCGTACAAACAAGAGCATACACATACGGCTTATACACTGAATCTGGTTAACTAGGGATGGTGACTATGACTCAACATACGCACAACAGCATGATAGACACTGAGCGCATCGGACGTTTACTGAAGTTGGAAGGTATCGACCTTTTAGAGTCGGCTGTACTTACTTTGCACCAAGCCTTTGGTACTCAATACACCAGTATCATTGAGAAAAAATACTTTCCAGACCAAGTTGTTCCTCTGGTAATTGCTCATTCGGGCCATGTACTGCACGACAAAATCAATGCTCGTCATGGGCATATCTACCAGCAAGCGGTTAATCAAAGACACCCAGATTGCTCTTTCGCTCAGTACGTCGTCCAGTCATTACCGACATCAGCATTTAGGCAGGAAGTAACCTCGCAGAACTCGATCGCTATTCCTACTCGTACCCAAAGTGGTGAAGTGATGGGCGTGTTGTTCTCTACGTTTAGCTCGCCTCTTAGTCCAGACCAACAACAAGCCGTGATAAAACACCACCAATTATTCGCCGATATCATCATCCACACCTTGCGTGAAATGTGGTTCAACGACCGTTCTGAGCAACTGGTGAATCAACTCAGTTACGAAGTGTCACACGACAGTTTAACGGGGTTACTAAACCGAAGCTGTTTATCGGATACCCTAGAGTCGATCACTCAACAGAGCGTCACTCCATTCTCACTCGCTCTGCTCGACATCAATAGCTTCAAGGCCATCAATGACATGCACGGCAACTATATTGGCGATAAGGTTCTCCAATATGTAGCAGAGACTTTGCGTCGAACCTTGCCTGAAAGCAACCTGACTTTCCGGACTGCTGGCAATGAGTTCGCTTTCATTACCTATCATTCAGACCCGATAGCCGTTTGCGAGCAAATACTGGACAAGATAAAGCAAGGTTATAGTAACGTTGATATCAAAATCGATTTCGACGTTAGTATCGGCATTGCCCGCTCAGATGGGGATAACAAGGACGTTGAGCAAATCATTTTCAACACCAGTTTGGCGCTTAAAGAGTGCAAACACAGCCAAGATAGCCATATTCAATGTTATGACACTCACTTAAGAGTTCGCTACCAAAGAAAAACCGAGCTAGTTGCTGCGCTGCGAAGTGAACTGGAAAATCCGATTTCACAAAGCTATATCCCCGATAGCAATGGAATGTACGTAGTTGTGCAACCCATTGTGGGCCAAGGCGAGACGCAATGGGAATATTTCGAGGTACTGACTCGCTGGAAGACCGCCAGACACGGTGATATATCGCCAGTAGAGTTCATTCAAATGGCTGAAGAGTCTGGGCTGATTGTCGAGCTTGGTGAGCGTATTATTGAATTAGTGTGCCGCGCTAAAACCACACTAGAGCAAGGTTTAGGCTATAAGGTTAAGCTTGGAATCAACTGCTCCGCGCATGAGCTCACCGATTCGAAACGTTATATATCCTACCTGACTCGAACCATTGAACAGCACCATTTTAAGGCAAATGAGTTTGTTATCGAGTTAACCGAAACAGTTCTGTTATCGCCAACACAAGAGACAAAATCCGCTCTTAACTTTTTAAGAGGTCAAGGCTTTACCATTGCACTCGACGACTTCGGTACGGGCTACTCCAGTTTGAACTACATCCACAGCTACCCTATCGATTGCATTAAAATTGATGCCACCTTTATCCGTAATTTGTTAACCAATTCAACCTCAGAGAGCGTTGTTTGGCTGATTATTCAGCTTGCTCATAGGCTCGATGTGTCATTGGTTGCGGAAGGTGTTGAGAAGCGAGAGCAATTAGAAAAGCTGCACGCAATGGGATGTGACAAGATCCAAGGATACCTCTACTCGCCACCAATGCGACCTGAAGCTATCGTCAGTTATGTTACTCATTCGGAACCTTTGGTTTAAAGCGCTCCCTTTTAATTGAGCTAGGATCAAAAAACCGCGAGAACATGACTCTACTCCGAGTGATGCTCTCGCGGTTTTAATTAGCTGCTTGATAAATAACAGCCTTATTCAGGGTTATCTCAAAGAGCTTAACTAGCTGTTATTAGGTTGGGCTTCTAAAGCGACCTTTAACAGCTTGTCAGCTTCATCTCTTGCAGCTACAAACGTCGCTTTTTCCTTTTTAGGCACAGAATCTGCCATCGGGATATTTGCTGTCATTGCATTGACAGGACGACCACGTTCAATCAGCTCATAGTGCAAATGCGCGCCTGTCACTCGGCCAGTTTTACCAGACAAACCAATACGCTGCCCACGAGATACCGTTTGCCCTTTACGTACGAGGATTTTACTCAAATGTAAGTAACGTGTTTTGTATGTGCTGCCATGCTGAATTACCACGTAGTTACCCGCATATGGGTGCTTACGCGTCATAATTACTTTACCGTCACCCGTTGCTTGAACCGGCGTACCAACTGGCGTCGCGAAATCTGTACCATTGTGCGGTGAAATTCGGCCTGTCACAGGGTGTAATCGCTTAGGATTAAACTGAGAACTTTGACGCCAACCACTGCTCACAGGGTAACGTTGGAAAGCACGTTGTAAGCTATCGCCATTGGCATCGTAATATTGCCCATCAGTATGTAAGTACGCAGAAACAACGCGGTTACGATTCATGATTTTAATCGCTTCAATTTCACGTTTGCCGGTTGCAACACCATCAACATATTGAGCTTTTTGAAGCACTTCAAACTGATCGCCAGCGCGCAGATCTCGGCTAAAGTTCAACTTGTCTTTAAGAAGCGTCACAATATGGTCAATCTCAAGACTGTTGAGGCCAACCTTGTTCGCTGACATCGAAAAACTGCCTTGAATATCACCGACTAAAGGCTTTTGCTTCCATTCACCCGGAATAGAGATGTCTTCGAATTCGTAGCTGCCGTCATCAAGCAGTCGATAAACCACTTTGTCCGCGACGCTAAATTGAAGTTCCATTTTAGAAAGGTCGCCGGTCGCTTCATCACGCCAAAAGCGTAATGTATTACCCGGACGAAGCGTATCTAAAGCAAGGAAGTTCAAATCGGTTTCCATCACGCTCATCATCGATTTATAAGAAAATCCAAGTTGCGTGAAGATGCTACTCAAGTTATCACCAGATTGAATTTGATACTCAAATGTCGGCGGCTCAATAACGGTAACAGAAGAAGGTGACAGAATTGACTCAATAACCGTTGAGTCTGGTAGATCAAGCTCGATCGTTTTCGTCAAATTTGATTGTGAAGATTGCAGAGCAACTCCGATCGCTGCAATAAGCGGCAGTCCTAAAATAGCTACTTTTTTTACAGGTGAAAGCTCGGCAAACGGAGAGGAAAATATTTTTGAATACACGGTAAACAGGTCTTTCTACGATATAAAGGCATAGGATATGCTTTTCAAACGCATAAATCATCAATGCATTGTCATAATATGATGTGAATCTGCCCAAAACAGGTTAAGTCATTGAGTTGCCGTAGATGTAGTACCATTTAACGAGAAATAAAATTAACCGCTAAATTTGAAAATAAAAAAGCAGAAACGGCTAATTTCTGCTTTCGATAGGTTGGCGTTATTCCGTTTCGACTAATTAATACACGAAGCGAATTAGTTGCTAATTATTATAAAGTGGTTAAGCGTTAACCGTCGACACTAGGCAGTTGTCTTCACCAAATTCATTTGGAATATAACGGTCGGCATTCGAATCGTTTACCCATTGTTGATCATCAACTAGGTAGCGGAATTGGAACTCGCCATCTTTAGGTAGACGAGTTTTAAACTTGTAAACCTTCCCTTTCGCCAGTTTTTTCATTGGGGTAGCTTTCCAGTCAAGGAAGTCAGCAACAATGGATACAGAGTTCGCTTCTTGAGCTTCTAGCTCGAAGGTCACTTCCACTTCATCTTTCGTCTTAAAAAAGCGTTTATTAATCATTCGCAAGCTCCATTTGTAAAAGTAAGCAGACACAAGCATAAAAAAGTGTCTAAATTTCATTCATCTTATTAAGATAATATGTAATTTGGCTCACATAAACAACAAATCCTTGCACTAACGAAAACGCTATTGCTTACCAATTGATTGCGTATCAAAAGAA is a genomic window of Vibrio crassostreae containing:
- a CDS encoding porin, coding for MKKAVLASAVVAALVSGSSLAATVYSSDGTELKIGGRAEFRGDFIGSGGAEVEGTMEDKTRFRLNLGGKTELTDTVTAFGFYEAEQSTGDSEFDNRYMYAGVDFDGQAVSVGRQDMASVIVSDFTDITEFSGVQQLIDAASDKEDSVFAYRGGFDALQLEATYQANSAKDTDGYGISGVYSLPIGLDLGLAYSGQDLGAGNGSANQILAGLAYSLDNLYLAATYSMGDLNDKAVGPIAESFTAMEFAAQYKITKQVSAAAVYTYQENEAANGSTADSVDGIELVGYYKLNSNFRTYLSYYINGLDEVKDVTTGLTTEGEDTLRLGVRYDF
- a CDS encoding glutaredoxin domain-containing protein; the protein is MKKPVKITLYRWAGSWGPFKVNIPCGECTLTKDILKDTFENELADVDVELEVKDWLSHWWEPLKLGSWHAPILVVEGKVVSQGEALNRGVLIQSVIKEWTKRDSLKGNIVYGKATCPFCVKAKKMLDEAGVEYQYHDVVKDSAALYRMIPEVKAHIGEKTPVTVPQIWLDGKYIGGADNLEAWMKENGLDSIPNNVVDLSNQSAGCIN
- a CDS encoding putative bifunctional diguanylate cyclase/phosphodiesterase, yielding MTQHTHNSMIDTERIGRLLKLEGIDLLESAVLTLHQAFGTQYTSIIEKKYFPDQVVPLVIAHSGHVLHDKINARHGHIYQQAVNQRHPDCSFAQYVVQSLPTSAFRQEVTSQNSIAIPTRTQSGEVMGVLFSTFSSPLSPDQQQAVIKHHQLFADIIIHTLREMWFNDRSEQLVNQLSYEVSHDSLTGLLNRSCLSDTLESITQQSVTPFSLALLDINSFKAINDMHGNYIGDKVLQYVAETLRRTLPESNLTFRTAGNEFAFITYHSDPIAVCEQILDKIKQGYSNVDIKIDFDVSIGIARSDGDNKDVEQIIFNTSLALKECKHSQDSHIQCYDTHLRVRYQRKTELVAALRSELENPISQSYIPDSNGMYVVVQPIVGQGETQWEYFEVLTRWKTARHGDISPVEFIQMAEESGLIVELGERIIELVCRAKTTLEQGLGYKVKLGINCSAHELTDSKRYISYLTRTIEQHHFKANEFVIELTETVLLSPTQETKSALNFLRGQGFTIALDDFGTGYSSLNYIHSYPIDCIKIDATFIRNLLTNSTSESVVWLIIQLAHRLDVSLVAEGVEKREQLEKLHAMGCDKIQGYLYSPPMRPEAIVSYVTHSEPLV
- a CDS encoding isoamylase early set domain-containing protein — encoded protein: MINKRFFKTKDEVEVTFELEAQEANSVSIVADFLDWKATPMKKLAKGKVYKFKTRLPKDGEFQFRYLVDDQQWVNDSNADRYIPNEFGEDNCLVSTVNA
- a CDS encoding LysR family transcriptional regulator, translating into MDWILNVKSYVRVVEEGSFNGAARKLNTTSSAISKRVNWLEERIGTQLLKRTTRSISQTEAGALFYLRAKDQLDNWQSIIDETRSVNQTPAGLLKIGATIAVGSKFLVQYMDDFLEKYPDIKVQLITTTPGQLPELGLDLVISRELEQLNSLSFKKTPLFEHKASFYAAPSYLAKHGYPTSEQDLEQHNSLIWGERPTREVTLTKGQRITLNGNFATTNPEALFHAAKRGMGVLLTIKAMIKEDLKQGTLVPVLPNITADEVMVYAYYPKLDYSHTRTKLFLDHLKDRLDKERSTQAL
- a CDS encoding peptidoglycan DD-metalloendopeptidase family protein — protein: MYSKIFSSPFAELSPVKKVAILGLPLIAAIGVALQSSQSNLTKTIELDLPDSTVIESILSPSSVTVIEPPTFEYQIQSGDNLSSIFTQLGFSYKSMMSVMETDLNFLALDTLRPGNTLRFWRDEATGDLSKMELQFSVADKVVYRLLDDGSYEFEDISIPGEWKQKPLVGDIQGSFSMSANKVGLNSLEIDHIVTLLKDKLNFSRDLRAGDQFEVLQKAQYVDGVATGKREIEAIKIMNRNRVVSAYLHTDGQYYDANGDSLQRAFQRYPVSSGWRQSSQFNPKRLHPVTGRISPHNGTDFATPVGTPVQATGDGKVIMTRKHPYAGNYVVIQHGSTYKTRYLHLSKILVRKGQTVSRGQRIGLSGKTGRVTGAHLHYELIERGRPVNAMTANIPMADSVPKKEKATFVAARDEADKLLKVALEAQPNNS
- a CDS encoding multidrug effflux MFS transporter, translated to MSQSTFKKTPLLLAMMIIATGQVGVSIYLPSLPLIASDLSVTQVDVQLLVTLFLVGFGLSQLFYGPMSDAVGRRPIFLLGQGVYLIGTVVCVVFSDNMTALEVGRLLQGLGAGSASVLGRSVLRDSYDGSQLTKALSYISITASIMPIIAPVFGGWISFHLGWQAVFLFVLMYLLAIFTLGYFVLHETLPYGKSRFDACQVVKNYGCLLTNRQVLTSASYNWMSYMASLVSLSLFPFLMQEQLGLTAAEYGSLMIVPSAGLLIGSVALNLLNRRFSTPQLMSLAILIILASGAWLLTHELSIFNLVWAFTWLAIAQGISFPLSISMLLEPHKKQAGAVSALSGSIQMCLAGLLGGYLVESWVTTHLQLGAFYLIIGAAMGGVLWSSTKMNKKDDTVEMKYS
- a CDS encoding DMT family transporter, whose product is MSQHHPIQGASWMLTAGLAFALINSLTQIASIHFGLTSTTVAVIQYSIALFAILPYLKTLGIRRALKTDNLKLHVFRVFLSVIGIQLWIWALAYPVPIWQGIALLMTSPLFATIGSGLFLKEKVGAARWGATLAGFAGAMVILEPWAEDFSWATLLPVGAAFFWACYSLMVKKLSSQDSPSTMVVYLLLLITPFNILLAVPDWQMPSGGTIWAILIVIGVMTALAQWAIVKAYSVADASFVQPFDHAKLPLNVLAGWLVFSWVPPGRLWLGAAIIIASVAFITHWETKKTAKVKKV